A region of Leclercia adecarboxylata DNA encodes the following proteins:
- a CDS encoding SDR family oxidoreductase — protein sequence MSVVVITGATAGVGKATALRFAEAGYDVGIIARDDHSLEVARGEIEYYGVKCHAVNADVADASAIMAAANEFEQQLGAIDVWVNNAMCGVLAPFRTMNDDEFRRVTDVTYLGYVNGTRAALAVMTPRDTGQIIQVGSALAYRSIPLQSAYCGAKAAIRGFTDAVRTELIHERINIQLSMVQMPGLNTPQFNWARNKFAFAMRPVAPVYEPEVAAEAIFNITRRPVRELWVGRSTVQAIIGQFLFPSFLDRMMVKKAWEGQMTSELNPPGRQDDLSAPVSGMHQVHGRFSSEARTRATAITSGVPGKVLLGSAALAGLLLVGRLITRRK from the coding sequence ATGAGCGTTGTGGTGATCACCGGAGCGACGGCTGGCGTAGGCAAGGCTACGGCGCTGCGATTTGCAGAGGCGGGTTATGACGTGGGGATTATCGCCCGCGATGACCACAGCCTGGAGGTGGCGCGGGGCGAAATCGAATATTACGGCGTAAAGTGCCACGCGGTAAATGCTGATGTGGCGGACGCGTCGGCTATCATGGCGGCGGCGAACGAATTCGAGCAGCAGCTCGGGGCGATCGACGTGTGGGTCAACAACGCCATGTGCGGGGTACTGGCGCCGTTTCGCACCATGAACGACGACGAGTTTCGTCGGGTCACGGACGTTACCTATCTCGGCTACGTCAATGGCACCCGGGCGGCGCTGGCGGTAATGACCCCGCGCGATACCGGGCAGATTATCCAGGTCGGCTCCGCGCTGGCCTACCGCTCGATCCCGCTCCAGTCGGCCTACTGCGGGGCGAAAGCGGCGATCCGCGGCTTTACCGATGCCGTGCGCACCGAACTTATCCACGAGAGGATCAACATTCAGCTGTCGATGGTGCAGATGCCGGGGCTCAATACGCCGCAGTTTAACTGGGCGCGGAATAAGTTTGCCTTCGCCATGCGTCCGGTCGCGCCGGTCTATGAACCGGAGGTGGCCGCCGAGGCGATTTTCAACATCACCCGGCGTCCGGTGCGGGAGCTATGGGTTGGGCGCAGCACCGTGCAGGCGATTATCGGCCAGTTCCTGTTCCCCAGTTTTCTCGACCGCATGATGGTGAAAAAGGCGTGGGAAGGGCAGATGACCAGCGAGCTCAATCCTCCCGGGCGGCAGGATGACCTTTCCGCCCCGGTCAGCGGTATGCATCAGGTGCACGGACGGTTCTCCAGCGAGGCCAGAACCCGCGCCACGGCCATCACCTCCGGCGTGCCGGGGAAGGTGCTGCTGGGTAGCGCCGCGCTGGCGGGGCTGCTGCTGGTCGGCAGGCTTATTACCCGGCGGAAATAA
- a CDS encoding 2-oxo-tetronate isomerase, with product MKDNIWNQAKTTKELTSQVATVLIDLGWLLTTAESCTGGNLASALCAEEDTASFFGTGVVTFNNEAKHKVLGVSNATLEKYTAVSSQTVGEMAEGALKLADADISIAISGYAGPDGGEDGTPAGTVWFGWCFHGEVTTAVQHFTGECEDVIEKAVRYALSELLRQIPHWKKQLH from the coding sequence ATGAAAGACAATATCTGGAACCAGGCTAAAACCACCAAGGAGCTCACAAGCCAGGTTGCCACCGTTCTGATCGACCTGGGCTGGCTGCTTACCACGGCGGAGTCCTGCACCGGCGGCAATCTGGCTTCGGCGCTGTGCGCAGAAGAGGATACCGCCTCGTTCTTTGGTACCGGCGTGGTCACCTTTAACAATGAAGCCAAGCACAAGGTGCTGGGCGTCAGTAACGCCACCCTTGAAAAATACACCGCCGTCAGCAGCCAGACGGTGGGCGAGATGGCCGAAGGGGCGCTGAAGCTTGCCGACGCCGATATCAGCATTGCCATCAGCGGTTATGCCGGGCCGGACGGCGGTGAGGACGGCACTCCGGCAGGCACGGTCTGGTTTGGCTGGTGTTTTCACGGCGAAGTCACCACCGCCGTACAGCATTTCACCGGCGAGTGTGAAGACGTGATTGAGAAAGCGGTTCGCTATGCGCTTTCCGAACTGTTGCGGCAGATCCCGCACTGGAAAAAGCAACTGCATTAA
- a CDS encoding DUF421 domain-containing protein yields MEMILRAVAIYLILLVVFKIAGRRALLQMTSFDLILLLIISEATQQALLGDDFSVTGAMLTIITLVVVDMLFGMVKKYISGAESMLDGSPVILVVHGELQNEKLKKVDVSCDDILVSARQNHGITELKKIKYAILERNGHISIVPEESAS; encoded by the coding sequence ATGGAAATGATACTCAGGGCGGTGGCGATTTATCTGATTTTGCTGGTGGTATTTAAAATTGCCGGGAGACGGGCGCTGCTGCAAATGACCAGCTTCGATCTTATTCTGTTGTTAATTATCAGCGAAGCCACCCAGCAGGCGCTGCTGGGGGACGATTTTTCCGTCACCGGCGCCATGCTCACCATTATTACGCTGGTGGTGGTGGATATGCTGTTCGGCATGGTGAAAAAATATATTTCCGGTGCGGAATCGATGCTCGATGGCTCCCCGGTTATTCTGGTGGTTCACGGTGAATTGCAAAATGAAAAATTAAAAAAGGTGGATGTTTCCTGCGACGATATTCTGGTCTCTGCCCGTCAGAATCATGGCATAACGGAACTGAAAAAAATTAAATACGCCATACTTGAACGTAATGGTCATATTTCGATTGTTCCTGAAGAGAGTGCATCATGA
- a CDS encoding YdeI family stress tolerance OB fold protein has product MKLSVAPLLCCLIIPAAYADDNGGLKKDTAPPPPHALDDGYRGTEDARTMTVEQAKEMHDGATISLRGNLIDGSGGDKFKFRDKTGTIDTIIPQAVFDGRKVQPDNMISINGSLDKKSSPPVVRVDRIQK; this is encoded by the coding sequence ATGAAATTATCCGTCGCACCCTTATTGTGTTGTCTAATAATTCCGGCAGCCTATGCCGATGATAACGGTGGACTGAAGAAAGATACTGCCCCTCCTCCACCGCACGCGCTGGATGACGGTTACCGCGGCACCGAGGATGCCCGAACCATGACCGTAGAGCAGGCAAAAGAGATGCACGACGGGGCAACCATTTCCCTGCGCGGTAATCTTATTGACGGCTCCGGCGGCGACAAATTTAAATTCCGCGATAAAACCGGCACCATTGATACCATTATTCCCCAGGCGGTATTTGATGGCCGCAAGGTCCAGCCCGATAATATGATCAGCATTAACGGCAGCCTGGACAAAAAATCCTCGCCTCCGGTGGTTCGCGTCGACCGCATTCAGAAATAG
- a CDS encoding ShlB/FhaC/HecB family hemolysin secretion/activation protein → MIARHNIAIIIATAAGLPLILPAHAAPPDNQFIIQQQRQRALEQQLTPPVPDVRLSEPASGFGRIAFPTETPCFPINRVELSGQEALPHWVPLQRIADQARGRCLGGKGINLLMSTMQNRIVDHGWITTRVLAPSQDLKSGTLKLAIVPGTVRQVKLTPESDDYIQLYSAFPAHEGELLDLRDIEQGLENLQRLPTVEANMELVPGENPGETDVVISRKQSKMWRIGLSLDDAGTETTGRYQGGVTLSLDNPLSLSDLLYVSASHDLNDKGGKGSKNVTAHYSVPFGYWLLGVTGSDYDYHQTVAGLNEDYRYSGKSKNLDVQLSRVLHRSGSQKTTFTYDVLARETRNYIDDTEVGVQRRQTAAWRIGLDHRHYIGQATLDAGISYQRGTRWFGAQPAPEEYWGDATALSKITLLSAQLDLPFAIGTQNFRYNVQYLRQISNTPLTPQDQFAIGNRWTVRGFDGERTLSASHGWYVRNDIAWRTPLPNQEFYLGADYGEVGGYSSDLQVGKHLAGGVAGLRGNAFNTGYDLFAGTPFSKPDGFETSDLTLGFNLNWSW, encoded by the coding sequence ATGATCGCCCGACACAATATCGCCATAATAATAGCGACAGCCGCTGGCCTGCCTTTAATTCTCCCTGCCCATGCCGCGCCGCCGGATAATCAATTCATTATTCAGCAACAGCGCCAGAGAGCCCTGGAGCAGCAATTAACCCCGCCGGTGCCGGACGTGCGTCTTTCTGAGCCCGCCTCCGGCTTTGGCAGAATTGCCTTTCCGACCGAAACCCCCTGCTTCCCGATCAACCGCGTCGAGCTGAGCGGTCAGGAGGCCCTGCCCCACTGGGTGCCGCTGCAGCGTATCGCGGATCAGGCCCGGGGGCGCTGTCTGGGCGGTAAAGGGATTAACCTGCTGATGAGCACGATGCAGAACCGCATCGTCGACCACGGCTGGATCACCACCCGCGTGCTGGCCCCGTCTCAGGATCTGAAAAGCGGCACCCTGAAGCTTGCCATCGTGCCGGGCACCGTCCGCCAGGTAAAACTGACGCCAGAGAGCGACGACTATATCCAGCTGTACAGCGCCTTCCCGGCGCATGAAGGCGAGCTGCTGGATCTGCGCGATATTGAACAGGGGCTGGAAAACCTGCAGCGCCTGCCGACGGTCGAGGCCAACATGGAGCTGGTGCCTGGCGAAAACCCGGGCGAGACCGACGTGGTGATCAGCCGTAAGCAGAGCAAAATGTGGCGCATCGGCCTGTCGCTGGACGATGCCGGAACCGAAACCACCGGGCGTTATCAGGGCGGCGTGACCCTGTCGCTGGATAACCCCTTATCCCTGAGCGATCTGCTCTATGTCTCCGCCAGCCACGATCTGAATGACAAGGGCGGCAAAGGCAGCAAAAACGTTACCGCCCACTACTCGGTGCCCTTTGGCTACTGGCTGCTGGGCGTCACCGGCAGCGACTACGACTACCACCAGACCGTTGCCGGCCTGAACGAGGACTATCGCTACAGCGGTAAAAGTAAAAACCTCGACGTTCAGCTCAGCCGGGTGCTGCACCGCAGCGGCTCGCAAAAGACCACCTTTACCTACGACGTGCTGGCGCGGGAAACCCGCAACTATATCGACGATACCGAAGTGGGCGTCCAGCGCCGTCAGACCGCGGCCTGGCGCATCGGGCTGGATCATCGCCACTACATCGGCCAGGCGACCCTGGACGCGGGCATCAGCTATCAGCGCGGCACCCGCTGGTTTGGCGCGCAGCCTGCACCGGAAGAGTACTGGGGCGATGCCACGGCGCTCAGCAAAATTACCCTGTTGAGCGCCCAGCTCGACCTGCCGTTTGCCATCGGCACGCAAAACTTCCGCTATAACGTGCAGTACCTGCGCCAGATCAGCAACACGCCGCTGACGCCGCAGGATCAGTTCGCCATCGGCAACCGCTGGACGGTGCGCGGCTTTGACGGCGAGCGCACCCTGAGCGCCAGCCACGGCTGGTACGTGCGTAACGATATCGCCTGGCGCACGCCGCTGCCGAACCAGGAGTTCTACCTGGGTGCCGACTACGGCGAAGTGGGCGGTTACAGCTCCGATCTGCAGGTGGGCAAACACCTGGCGGGCGGCGTGGCGGGCCTGCGCGGCAATGCCTTTAACACCGGCTACGACCTGTTCGCCGGCACGCCGTTCTCGAAGCCGGACGGCTTTGAAACCAGCGATCTGACGCTCGGCTTTAACCTCAACTGGAGCTGGTGA
- a CDS encoding toxin-activating lysine-acyltransferase: MRVGNLDIKAPLILGGEESEAEVLGATVWLWMHSPMHRDAPLHALPTLLLPIIKRRQYVLVSENGRPIFFLSWAWLNEEAEARYLTRPAIEMKEADWDSGDRIWFCDWIAPFGHTAAMYNLMRRDIFPDHVCRALYHRGAERGKRVMLFHGSHVSRQHAREWQQNHPLAVRLPEAFKGTNHE, translated from the coding sequence ATGCGCGTCGGCAATCTGGATATCAAAGCGCCGCTGATCCTCGGCGGAGAAGAGAGCGAGGCCGAGGTGCTCGGCGCTACCGTCTGGCTGTGGATGCACTCCCCGATGCACCGGGATGCGCCCCTGCACGCCCTGCCCACCCTGCTGCTGCCGATCATCAAGCGCCGCCAGTACGTGCTGGTGAGCGAAAACGGCCGGCCGATCTTTTTCCTCAGCTGGGCCTGGCTGAACGAGGAGGCGGAAGCCCGCTACCTCACCCGCCCCGCTATCGAAATGAAAGAAGCGGACTGGGACAGCGGGGATCGGATCTGGTTCTGCGACTGGATCGCCCCCTTCGGCCACACCGCCGCGATGTATAACCTGATGCGCCGCGACATCTTCCCCGACCACGTCTGTCGTGCCCTGTATCACCGGGGCGCGGAGCGTGGCAAGCGCGTGATGCTGTTCCACGGCAGTCACGTCAGCCGTCAACATGCCAGAGAGTGGCAACAGAATCACCCGCTAGCTGTGCGCCTGCCGGAAGCGTTTAAAGGAACGAACCATGAATAA